A DNA window from Leptodactylus fuscus isolate aLepFus1 unplaced genomic scaffold, aLepFus1.hap2 HAP2_SCAFFOLD_244, whole genome shotgun sequence contains the following coding sequences:
- the LOC142187820 gene encoding cytochrome c oxidase subunit 6A, mitochondrial-like, with the protein MANPGARLTLQIFRRHMTMGSQEHGPGGARTWKILTFVVALPGVGVCMLNAWLQKQNHSHATPEFRAYDHLRIRTKRFPWGDGNHSLFHNPHANPLPSGYEEAAHKH; encoded by the exons ATGGCAAATCCAGGGGCTCGTCTAACCCTACAGATATTTAGAAGACACATGACAATGGGATCCCAGGAACATGGGCCCGGGGGTG cTCGCACATGGAAGATCCTGACGTTTGTTGTTGCCCTTCCTGGGGTCGGGGTCTGTATGTTGAACGCCTGGCTCCAGAAACAGAATCACTCGCATGCGACCCCAGAGTTCCGAGCCTATGATCACCTGCGCATCCGTACCAAA CGCTTCCCGTGGGGTGATGGGAATCACTCGCTTTTCCATAATCCACATGCCAACCCTCTTCCTTCTGGATATGAGGAGGCTGCACACAAGCACTGA